A portion of the Gossypium arboreum isolate Shixiya-1 chromosome 8, ASM2569848v2, whole genome shotgun sequence genome contains these proteins:
- the LOC108467395 gene encoding 4-hydroxy-tetrahydrodipicolinate synthase, chloroplastic-like → MAILKSYGVRLRESTPQFPRPNLCDNYKRRNVKWRSPQAAVIPNFHLPMRSFEVKNRTSADDIKSLRLITAIKTPYLPDGRFDLEAYDDLMHMQIENGAEAVIVGGTTGEGQLMSWDEHIMLIGHTVNCFGGSIKVIGNTGSNSTREAIHATEQGFAVGMHAALHINPYYGKTSLDGLISHFDSVLPMGPTIIYNVPSRTGQDIPPRVINNVAQSPNLAGIKECIGNDRIEQYTGNGIVVWSGNDDQCHDARWSHGATGVISVTSNLVPGLMRELMFGGKNPSLNAKLLPLIEWLFQEPNPVGLNTALAQLGVVRPVFRLPYVPLPLEKRVEFVNLVKEIGRENFVGKNDIQVLDDDDFILVGRY, encoded by the exons ATGGCTATTTTGAAGAGCTATGGCGTGCGTTTGAGAGAGTCTACGCCCCAGTTTCCGCGTCCCAATCTCTGCGATAACTACAAGAG GAGAAATGTAAAATGGAGATCCCCACAAGCTGCTGTAATTCCTAATTTCCATCTCCCAATGCGTAGTTTTGAGGTTAAAAACAG GACATCAGCAGATGATATTAAATCTCTTCGATTGATAACAGCCATCAAAACCCCGTATCTACCCGATGGAAGGTTTGATCTCGAAGCGTACGATGACTTGATGCACATGCAAATTGAAAACGGTGCAGAAGCTGTAATTGTTGGTGGCACAACCGGTGAGGGCCAGCTGATGAGCTGGGACGAACACATAATGCTTATTGGTCATACAGTCAACTGTTTTGGTGGATCGATTAAGGTAATCGGAAACACTGGCAGCAACTCAACCAGGGAAGCGATTCATGCCACTGAACAAGGTTTTGCTGTTGGAATGCATGCTGCTCTTCACATCAATCCATATTACGGCAAAACATCTCTGGATGGCCTGATTTCTCACTTCGATAGTGTGCTGCCAATGGGACCTACCATCATATACAATGTACCATCGCGAACTGGCCAAGACATTCCCCCACGTGTCATAAACAACGTAGCACAGAGTCCCAACTTGGCTGGTATTAAAGAATGTATTGGAAATGACCGAATTGAGCAGTACACAGGTAATGGAATTGTAGTATGGAGTGGGAACGATGATCAGTGTCATGATGCTAGGTGGAGCCACGGGGCTACCGGTGTGATTTCTGTTACAAGCAACCTCGTCCCGGGTTTGATGCGAGAACTCATGTTCGGAGGTAAAAACCCTTCACTTAATGCAAAGCTCTTACCTCTAATCGAGTGGCTCTTTCAAGAGCCTAACCCCGTTGGGCTTAACACGGCCCTTGCACAGCTTGGGGTTGTGAGGCCAGTTTTCAGGTTACCGTATGTACCACTTCCATTGGAAAAGAGGGTAGAATTTGTTAATCTGGTCAAGGAAATTGGGCGGGAGAATTTTGTAGGAAAAAATGATATTCAAGTTCTTGATGATGATGACTTCATCTTGGTTGGGCGTTATTAG
- the LOC108468054 gene encoding peptidyl-prolyl cis-trans isomerase CYP18-1 — MSVTLHTNLGDIKCEIFCDEVAKTAENFLALCASGYYDGTIFHRNIKGFMIQGGDPTGAGKGGTSIWGKKFNDEIRESLKHNARGILAMANSGPNTNGSQFFITYAKQPHLNGLYTVFGKVIHGFEVLDLMEKTQTGAGDRPLAEIRLNRVTIHANPLAG; from the exons ATG TCGGTTACTTTGCATACAAATCTTGGTGACATTAAGTGCGAGATCTTCTGCGACGAGGTCGCTAAAACGGCAGAG AACTTCTTGGCACTCTGTGCTAGTGGTTATTATGATGGGACTATATTTCACAGGAATATTAAAGGGTTTATGATTCAAGGTGGAGACCCGACCGGAGCAGGCAAAGGGGGAACTAGCATATGGGGCAAGAAGTTCAATGACGAGATCAGAGAATCCCTCAAG CATAATGCGAGGGGTATATTGGCAATGGCTAATAGTGGTCCTAATACTAATGGGAGCCAATTCTTCATAACTTATGCAAAGCAGCCACATTTGAATGGATTATACACTGTGTTTGGCAAAGTGATCCATGGTTTTGAAGTCCTGGATCTCATGGAAAAG ACTCAAACAGGAGCAGGCGATCGACCTCTTGCAGAGATAAGGCTCAATCGTGTGACAATACATGCTAATCCACTCGCTGGCTAG